One Turneriella parva DSM 21527 genomic region harbors:
- a CDS encoding DMT family transporter, with protein MKLRNELLLIFAMVIWSASWTSGKLIASTAPPQITLFWRYLFSAIALAPLVTLTGARFRVTLAQALWAALGAGIMTVYTFMFFIGLKTGLAGAAGVLVTSMNPIFTYFLTRVLFRHTLRARDALGLTLGVAGGAILIEFWHLSYEQMLLSGNLLFLVASLVYALVTLTTNAATRATSIVVYSFYVNVFGAVICMTLIGGDFSRTPAAHDYNYWLNVFYLGVVSNAFATTVYFFAVKQLGSARASSYVFIVPATALLIAALYLHEPVKATTLIGGLIALLAVTILRRA; from the coding sequence GTGAAACTGCGCAACGAGCTGCTGCTCATTTTCGCTATGGTTATCTGGAGCGCCTCATGGACTTCGGGTAAACTCATAGCGTCGACGGCCCCGCCGCAGATCACGCTCTTCTGGCGATACCTGTTTTCTGCCATCGCCCTCGCGCCCCTCGTGACACTGACAGGTGCCCGCTTTAGGGTGACGCTTGCGCAGGCATTGTGGGCCGCGCTCGGTGCCGGTATCATGACGGTTTATACTTTCATGTTTTTCATTGGCCTCAAAACCGGCCTCGCGGGTGCTGCGGGTGTTCTGGTAACTTCAATGAACCCGATCTTCACCTACTTTCTGACCCGAGTCTTGTTTCGCCATACTTTGAGAGCCCGCGATGCTCTGGGTCTGACCCTCGGTGTAGCTGGCGGTGCGATTCTGATTGAGTTCTGGCACCTCTCGTACGAACAGATGCTGCTCTCGGGCAACCTGCTGTTTCTCGTCGCATCGCTCGTCTACGCGCTCGTGACGCTCACAACCAACGCAGCGACGCGCGCCACCTCGATCGTCGTCTATTCATTCTATGTGAATGTCTTTGGCGCGGTAATCTGCATGACTCTCATCGGGGGGGATTTCTCCCGTACACCGGCGGCGCATGATTACAACTATTGGTTAAACGTTTTCTACCTGGGAGTCGTCTCAAACGCGTTCGCGACGACCGTCTACTTCTTTGCGGTCAAACAACTGGGGTCGGCCCGCGCGAGCTCTTATGTTTTTATCGTGCCTGCTACCGCGCTCTTAATCGCGGCGCTCTACCTTCACGAACCGGTGAAGGCAACGACGCTCATAGGCGGATTGATTGCGCTTCTGGCGGTGACGATCTTGAGGCGCGCTTGA
- a CDS encoding MinD/ParA family protein, translating into MDQASTLRKMVGKSDPGTTTQIITLTSGKGGVGKSTISVNLGLALATAGKKVLLFDADLGLANVNVLLGVVPKFNLYHVIKGHKELEDIIIRTPEGLDIIAGASGYSMLANLSDKERGTLVSAFEKLSGYDIMLIDTGAGVSSNVVGFTLPADKVIVVTTPEPTAITDAYGIIKSIVLVAPDKNLKLLVNRAQSSLEGKKVAERVINISSQFLNVRVENLGFIYDDDNVSKSIRRQKPFYQLFPGCKAASCLDIVASRILEQELPKRNESGVGAFFKKIFSPAM; encoded by the coding sequence ATGGATCAGGCAAGCACGCTCAGAAAAATGGTCGGTAAGTCAGACCCAGGCACTACCACACAAATCATCACGCTCACCAGCGGTAAGGGGGGTGTGGGCAAATCAACCATCTCTGTGAACCTCGGGCTTGCCCTCGCAACTGCCGGTAAGAAGGTGCTGCTGTTTGACGCCGACCTGGGCCTCGCGAACGTCAATGTGCTGCTCGGCGTCGTGCCGAAATTCAACCTCTATCACGTCATCAAGGGCCATAAAGAGCTCGAAGACATTATTATTCGCACACCCGAAGGTCTCGACATTATCGCAGGCGCCTCGGGCTACAGCATGCTCGCCAACCTTTCTGACAAAGAGCGGGGCACACTGGTCTCGGCCTTTGAAAAACTCTCGGGCTATGACATTATGCTGATCGATACCGGCGCCGGCGTTTCGTCGAACGTCGTCGGCTTTACCCTGCCGGCCGACAAGGTGATCGTCGTGACGACACCCGAGCCGACTGCGATTACCGACGCATATGGCATTATCAAATCGATCGTGCTCGTCGCGCCCGACAAAAACCTCAAGCTGCTCGTCAACCGTGCGCAGTCGTCACTCGAGGGGAAAAAGGTTGCTGAGCGCGTGATCAATATCTCGAGCCAGTTCTTGAATGTGCGAGTCGAAAATCTGGGTTTCATCTACGACGACGACAATGTCTCCAAATCGATTCGCCGGCAGAAACCCTTCTACCAGCTTTTTCCCGGTTGCAAGGCGGCATCGTGCCTCGACATCGTCGCGTCGCGCATTCTCGAGCAAGAGCTGCCGAAGCGCAACGAGTCGGGTGTCGGCGCCTTCTTTAAAAAAATCTTCAGCCCTGCCATGTAA
- the flhF gene encoding flagellar biosynthesis protein FlhF gives MQYFTERGDSHAEVLAKVRNKYGSGPDVLISNQREVPVKSVWGKITRAKQWEISGAILEKNKVQPKKKDESIDNKLKLLEEMLNRTSPKRSALPDQNGPVTLSRELTPQLKKEVMPISITPPSGEQIRKLEAEVAELKAALKSKGGPDLDLVKERELMSLYEHLVTIGFSSPFAESIAMRTRAQIAPTDYKLRKKVHAKAREILGEHVRTTTTASQRIITLVGPTGAGKTTTLVKMAARLSVSQKRKVELITIDNYRIAATEQLKVYARIMDIPCRVCRNPDELKVAIEQSEAEFIFVDTSGSSPANQEFLARQKTFFEAISAQHDIETHLVIPATTRLQDARLLFDRFELLDYSRIIISKIDESFSFAPIVEVADTWHKPFSMLTNGQDVAKDWLDADRLLISDALLKKWLDETDLIDRN, from the coding sequence ATGCAATATTTCACCGAACGGGGCGATTCTCACGCTGAAGTTCTCGCGAAGGTTCGCAACAAATATGGCAGCGGCCCTGACGTGTTAATTTCAAACCAGCGCGAAGTGCCTGTGAAGAGCGTGTGGGGTAAAATTACCCGCGCAAAACAATGGGAAATAAGCGGCGCGATTCTTGAGAAGAATAAGGTTCAGCCCAAGAAGAAAGATGAATCGATCGACAACAAGCTGAAGTTGCTTGAAGAGATGCTGAACCGTACTTCGCCGAAGCGCAGCGCTCTGCCCGATCAAAACGGGCCGGTTACCCTCAGTCGCGAACTGACGCCGCAGCTCAAAAAAGAAGTGATGCCGATCAGCATCACCCCGCCCTCGGGTGAGCAAATACGCAAGCTCGAAGCCGAAGTGGCCGAACTGAAGGCGGCTCTGAAGAGCAAGGGCGGCCCCGATCTCGACCTTGTCAAAGAGCGCGAACTGATGTCGCTCTACGAGCATCTCGTGACAATCGGGTTTAGCTCGCCTTTTGCCGAGAGCATCGCCATGCGTACGCGGGCGCAGATTGCGCCGACCGATTACAAACTGCGCAAAAAAGTGCATGCAAAGGCACGCGAGATTCTGGGCGAACATGTGCGCACGACGACAACGGCCTCGCAGAGAATTATCACTCTCGTCGGCCCGACGGGCGCAGGCAAGACAACGACCCTTGTCAAAATGGCCGCGCGCCTGAGCGTTTCACAAAAGCGCAAGGTTGAGCTGATCACGATCGACAACTACCGCATCGCCGCAACCGAGCAGCTCAAAGTTTATGCGCGCATTATGGATATTCCCTGCCGGGTGTGCCGCAACCCCGACGAGCTGAAGGTGGCAATCGAGCAGAGCGAAGCCGAGTTTATTTTTGTCGATACGAGCGGTTCGAGCCCGGCAAATCAGGAATTTCTGGCGCGGCAAAAGACCTTTTTCGAGGCGATCTCGGCGCAGCACGACATCGAAACGCACCTCGTGATACCTGCAACAACCCGCCTGCAAGACGCCCGACTGTTGTTCGACCGCTTTGAGCTCTTGGATTACAGCCGTATCATTATCAGCAAGATCGATGAGAGTTTTAGTTTCGCGCCGATCGTCGAAGTGGCTGACACGTGGCACAAGCCGTTCTCGATGCTCACAAACGGTCAAGATGTGGCCAAAGACTGGCTCGACGCCGACCGCTTGCTCATTTCTGACGCCCTGCTTAAAAAATGGCTTGATGAAACAGACCTAATTGATCGAAACTAA
- a CDS encoding flagellar biosynthesis protein FlhA — MKKWYQQGDIMLGVAVIAVVAMLIVPLPALLLDFLLAISIMISIVALLTAMFNREISEFSVFPTLLLVTTVYRLALNVSSTRLILAKGPAFEGQLIRAFGEFVVGGNYVIGFVVFIILVLVQMMVITKGATRISEVSARFALDALPGRQMALEADMTSGRVTEEEGTRRKEALQREVDFYGQMDGATKFVQGDVRVGLIITAINVIGGLIIGMAMRGESLQTALKTYTLLTIGDGLVAQIPSLLITVATGMVVTRAGAKNNLTTELSSQMFQNARALYITAGALFVASLVPGFPKLSLWVISLFLGFLAYNMRQQKMAESQKQEAIQEQQKVGSTERFLDELAVDPLKIEIGFNLVPLLDRKQGGTLLDRITNLRQKMAADLGMIVPPVRINDNLDLDGNEYVILIGGIEVARTKVYPEYLGALTNPNVREEIQPTSADMVVNDPAFGQRVVLIDPEKKREAEEKGYVVIDASTMMITHLQETFRAYAPQIMGREEVKLLLDKTKQKYPSVVDEVTKLFPNPGVLLSILHNLLRENVSIRNLPAILETLADYGGRVNNAELLTDMVRQRLARQIVAPYQDKNKAIFAAVIDPQIEYDVRGSITIDDRDGRILAIDPHYRERLRSVLLNAYNTMQTQGRFPLFVCGSEVRSSIAEIISRETSTRSFAVIAYEEIPRDAKFFELTKVILDTSEVNA, encoded by the coding sequence ATGAAGAAGTGGTACCAGCAGGGTGATATTATGCTCGGCGTCGCGGTAATCGCGGTTGTCGCGATGCTGATTGTTCCTTTGCCCGCGCTGCTGCTCGACTTTTTGCTGGCGATCAGTATTATGATTTCTATCGTCGCGCTGTTGACGGCGATGTTCAATCGGGAAATTTCAGAATTCTCTGTTTTTCCGACGCTGTTGCTCGTGACCACGGTCTACCGCCTGGCACTCAACGTGTCGTCGACACGGCTTATTCTGGCAAAGGGCCCGGCGTTTGAGGGCCAGCTGATTCGTGCGTTTGGTGAGTTCGTCGTCGGCGGCAATTATGTCATTGGCTTCGTCGTGTTCATTATTCTCGTCTTGGTGCAGATGATGGTCATCACGAAAGGTGCCACGCGAATCTCAGAAGTGTCTGCCCGCTTTGCGCTCGATGCGTTGCCAGGCCGACAGATGGCCCTCGAAGCCGACATGACTTCGGGTCGAGTCACTGAAGAAGAGGGCACGCGGCGAAAAGAAGCCCTGCAGCGCGAAGTTGATTTTTACGGCCAGATGGATGGTGCGACCAAGTTCGTTCAGGGTGATGTGCGCGTCGGGCTCATCATCACCGCGATTAACGTGATCGGTGGGCTCATTATCGGAATGGCGATGCGGGGTGAAAGCCTGCAAACCGCGCTGAAGACCTATACGCTGCTCACGATCGGCGACGGCCTCGTGGCGCAGATACCTTCGCTGCTGATTACCGTTGCGACAGGTATGGTAGTGACGCGTGCCGGCGCGAAGAATAACCTCACGACCGAACTTTCGTCGCAGATGTTTCAGAACGCCCGCGCACTCTATATTACTGCTGGCGCGCTGTTTGTCGCATCGCTGGTGCCGGGGTTTCCGAAACTTTCACTCTGGGTCATCAGTTTGTTTCTGGGCTTTCTGGCCTACAACATGCGCCAGCAGAAAATGGCCGAGAGCCAAAAGCAAGAAGCGATTCAAGAGCAGCAAAAAGTTGGCTCAACAGAGCGGTTTCTCGATGAGCTCGCTGTCGATCCGCTAAAAATCGAAATAGGATTTAACCTCGTGCCGCTGCTCGATCGAAAGCAAGGTGGCACTCTGCTCGACCGCATCACCAACCTGAGGCAGAAAATGGCCGCTGACCTCGGTATGATTGTGCCGCCGGTTCGCATCAACGACAACCTCGACCTCGACGGCAACGAATATGTGATTCTTATCGGCGGCATCGAGGTCGCCCGCACCAAAGTGTACCCTGAATACCTCGGCGCGCTCACGAACCCCAACGTGCGCGAAGAGATTCAACCGACTTCGGCAGACATGGTTGTCAACGACCCTGCGTTCGGCCAGCGCGTTGTGCTGATCGACCCCGAGAAAAAGCGCGAAGCTGAAGAGAAGGGTTATGTTGTGATCGATGCGAGCACGATGATGATCACGCACCTGCAAGAAACTTTCAGGGCCTACGCGCCGCAGATCATGGGCCGCGAAGAGGTCAAGCTGCTCTTAGACAAGACGAAACAAAAATACCCGAGCGTGGTCGACGAAGTGACCAAACTTTTTCCGAACCCGGGGGTATTGTTGTCGATCTTGCACAATCTGTTGAGAGAAAATGTCTCGATACGCAACCTGCCCGCGATTCTTGAGACGCTGGCCGATTATGGTGGCCGGGTCAATAATGCAGAGCTGCTAACCGACATGGTACGCCAGCGCCTTGCCCGGCAGATCGTCGCACCCTATCAAGATAAGAATAAGGCCATCTTCGCCGCAGTCATCGACCCGCAGATTGAATATGACGTGCGTGGCAGTATCACCATCGACGACCGCGACGGACGAATTCTCGCGATCGACCCACACTATCGCGAGCGACTGCGCAGCGTGCTCTTGAACGCATATAACACGATGCAAACGCAGGGCCGGTTTCCGCTCTTTGTCTGCGGCTCTGAGGTGCGTTCGAGTATAGCCGAAATCATTTCGCGTGAAACATCGACGCGGTCTTTCGCGGTAATTGCGTACGAAGAAATTCCACGCGATGCGAAATTTTTTGAACTGACAAAAGTGATTCTTGATACCAGCGAGGTAAATGCCTGA
- a CDS encoding EscU/YscU/HrcU family type III secretion system export apparatus switch protein: MRYWCILSLIALWRPIHRLFGGRPDELFPDLQYASISSPALPFVNEDLDLLAMFAAEDEGRTEDPTETRRRREREKGRVPKSAEIPAALGSLAGLIVLFASAGWILSSIARLAKVYIGNFSSLGAINETTLMPMVLMISRELFFMLAPFFAAVMIMGIIGNLSQTGFMFSLEPLRPKLSNISFSFNRMVERIFFSKQIYINLLKTIVKVVLIGLVSYLMISDDFLSIMKTGRMGVGEALRTLGYMCFKLALVLIVILLLMSIPDYIFQRSQFIESLKMTKQEVKQEYREQEGDPQIKARQRQRMQEALRSSMRQAVATADLVITNPTHYAVAIKFELDFEGTPPKLVAKGEDEIARIIREVARQNEVPLVEDKPLARFIYDNVALNQILPHNLFELVAKIVAALPALTEKITRNRRVA; this comes from the coding sequence TTGCGCTACTGGTGCATTCTATCCTTAATTGCGCTTTGGCGCCCGATTCACCGGCTCTTCGGCGGCCGGCCCGACGAACTGTTTCCTGACCTTCAGTACGCATCGATATCCTCACCTGCTTTGCCATTCGTCAATGAGGATCTAGACCTCTTGGCGATGTTTGCGGCCGAAGACGAGGGTCGCACCGAAGACCCCACCGAAACCCGTCGCCGCCGCGAACGCGAAAAAGGCCGCGTACCGAAAAGTGCCGAGATACCCGCCGCGCTGGGTTCGCTCGCTGGTCTCATCGTTCTATTCGCCAGCGCCGGCTGGATTCTCTCTTCAATCGCGCGCCTCGCAAAAGTTTACATCGGCAATTTTTCGAGCCTCGGCGCCATCAACGAAACCACACTCATGCCCATGGTACTCATGATTTCGCGCGAACTTTTTTTTATGCTCGCGCCGTTTTTTGCGGCTGTCATGATCATGGGCATTATCGGTAACCTGTCGCAGACTGGTTTTATGTTTTCGCTCGAACCGCTGCGTCCAAAACTCTCGAATATTTCTTTCAGTTTCAACCGCATGGTTGAGCGCATATTCTTTTCGAAGCAGATATATATCAATCTGCTGAAAACGATCGTGAAAGTTGTGCTGATTGGGCTTGTCAGCTACCTCATGATCAGCGACGATTTTTTGAGCATCATGAAAACCGGCCGCATGGGCGTGGGCGAGGCGCTGCGCACGCTCGGGTACATGTGCTTCAAGCTCGCTCTTGTGCTCATTGTCATCTTGCTACTGATGTCGATACCCGATTACATCTTTCAGCGCTCGCAGTTCATCGAAAGTCTGAAGATGACGAAGCAAGAAGTGAAGCAAGAATACCGTGAGCAAGAGGGTGACCCGCAGATAAAGGCACGGCAGCGCCAGCGCATGCAAGAAGCTCTGCGCAGTTCAATGCGCCAGGCAGTCGCCACAGCCGACCTCGTCATCACGAACCCCACGCACTATGCGGTAGCGATCAAATTCGAACTCGATTTCGAAGGCACGCCGCCGAAACTTGTGGCAAAAGGCGAAGATGAAATTGCGCGCATCATTCGTGAAGTGGCCAGGCAGAATGAAGTGCCGCTCGTCGAAGACAAGCCACTCGCGCGATTCATTTATGACAATGTCGCTTTGAATCAGATTCTGCCGCATAACCTGTTTGAGCTTGTCGCCAAAATCGTCGCGGCGCTGCCTGCGCTTACCGAGAAAATTACGCGTAACCGGCGGGTCGCATGA
- a CDS encoding MATE family efflux transporter, with the protein MSEPVTNLEPMAELPASRAGRWKAILKIAWPLIVANSFWNLQMTIDRLFLADYATEAMGAAVAVMGVFWTPMALLQQTASYVTTFVAQYFGANRNAMIGPAVWQAIYVSIIGGLLFIGLIPFAGSVFGAMGHASSMQRLEVDYFVAMCFSALPTAVVAAASGYFTGLGRTQVIMQINGVGLVANAILDYCMILGKLGFPKMGIAGAGYATAIGTAIAALYGMYLVFSDRERREYGLTTGWKWNNELMARFIRFGVPSGMQWALEGLAFSIFLIFIGRMADGSAALSASSIVVTIMMLSILPTLGMAQATSVLVGQFLGEKKPDQAERAVWAGWQVTVMYILTAGLTFVLFPGFYLSWFANKNDAEMWAKVSVIAPYLLMFVATFTISDSVNLIFSFSLKGAGDTRFVTIVALILPWPLMVMPAWLFQDKPGAVYWAWGAATVFSIVQASVFWRRFVGGKWKQMSVIN; encoded by the coding sequence ATGTCTGAACCTGTCACAAACCTCGAACCCATGGCTGAACTGCCCGCGAGCCGCGCCGGCCGATGGAAGGCTATCTTAAAGATCGCGTGGCCGCTTATCGTCGCCAATAGTTTTTGGAACCTGCAGATGACAATCGATCGTCTGTTTCTCGCTGATTACGCCACCGAAGCGATGGGCGCAGCTGTGGCCGTCATGGGCGTCTTCTGGACTCCCATGGCGCTCTTACAACAAACAGCCTCTTACGTCACGACCTTCGTGGCGCAGTATTTCGGCGCAAACCGCAACGCAATGATAGGCCCGGCTGTCTGGCAGGCAATCTATGTGAGCATCATCGGCGGTTTGCTTTTTATCGGTTTGATACCATTTGCCGGTAGTGTGTTCGGTGCGATGGGGCATGCGAGCTCCATGCAGCGCCTTGAAGTTGACTATTTTGTCGCGATGTGCTTTTCGGCGCTGCCGACGGCGGTCGTCGCTGCCGCGAGCGGCTATTTCACCGGCCTTGGGCGCACGCAGGTGATCATGCAGATTAATGGCGTGGGTCTTGTCGCCAATGCCATTCTCGATTATTGCATGATTCTCGGGAAACTTGGCTTTCCCAAAATGGGAATCGCCGGTGCGGGTTATGCCACAGCGATCGGCACCGCGATCGCGGCGCTCTACGGCATGTATCTCGTGTTCAGCGACCGTGAGCGCCGCGAATATGGGCTGACCACAGGCTGGAAATGGAATAATGAACTCATGGCAAGGTTTATCCGCTTTGGCGTGCCGAGCGGCATGCAGTGGGCGCTCGAAGGCCTTGCGTTCAGCATCTTTCTGATATTCATCGGCCGCATGGCAGACGGCAGCGCCGCGCTTTCAGCATCATCGATTGTCGTGACCATCATGATGCTGTCGATTCTGCCAACGCTGGGCATGGCACAGGCAACTTCAGTGCTCGTCGGCCAGTTTCTGGGGGAGAAAAAACCCGACCAGGCCGAGCGCGCCGTCTGGGCCGGCTGGCAGGTCACCGTCATGTACATCTTAACGGCGGGTCTGACGTTTGTTCTTTTTCCCGGGTTTTACCTCAGCTGGTTCGCCAACAAGAACGACGCCGAAATGTGGGCTAAGGTCAGTGTTATCGCGCCGTATCTTCTCATGTTTGTGGCGACGTTTACGATTTCAGACAGCGTCAACCTGATCTTCTCGTTTTCGCTGAAGGGCGCCGGCGATACGCGCTTTGTGACGATTGTGGCGTTGATACTTCCCTGGCCGCTGATGGTTATGCCGGCTTGGCTCTTTCAAGACAAGCCTGGTGCAGTCTACTGGGCCTGGGGCGCCGCAACGGTTTTCAGCATTGTGCAGGCTTCGGTCTTCTGGCGCCGTTTCGTCGGGGGCAAGTGGAAGCAGATGTCCGTCATTAACTAA
- a CDS encoding outer membrane lipoprotein-sorting protein → MGTLLALLLILPLAAQQLKEPAKAKEIARKMIKRDDGKTSYNLTKVITCAFEAQGEKRKCSGQARTKSFESISKDVGPALEDTIGLSVISEPADEKGSAFLQKDYEQAGKDTEQWMYLPALKKLKRIVAESSNSPKTGTLFGSEIAYEDIEKVRLSDYNYSYLGEEKVDGKDCYILESFPTASRAPKSSYGRGVLWVDKSTFIAVKSDSYDRQNRLVKTFFSKDIQVVGGVHVARQLIVVNHKNNRMSLMKLEKVKINLPIPEALFDTRAVQDSAFRESQMGSIR, encoded by the coding sequence GTGGGGACATTGCTTGCCTTGCTGCTGATTCTTCCCCTTGCAGCCCAGCAGCTGAAAGAGCCAGCCAAGGCGAAAGAAATTGCGCGCAAGATGATTAAGCGCGATGACGGCAAAACCTCGTACAACCTGACGAAGGTCATCACCTGCGCATTTGAGGCGCAGGGTGAGAAGCGCAAGTGCAGCGGCCAGGCACGTACCAAGTCATTCGAGTCGATCAGCAAAGACGTCGGCCCGGCGCTCGAAGACACGATTGGCCTCAGCGTTATCAGCGAACCCGCCGACGAAAAAGGTTCGGCCTTTTTGCAGAAAGATTACGAACAGGCGGGCAAAGACACTGAACAATGGATGTATCTGCCAGCGCTCAAGAAACTCAAGCGCATCGTTGCCGAAAGTTCAAACTCTCCCAAGACCGGTACGCTGTTCGGTTCTGAGATTGCTTATGAAGACATTGAGAAAGTTCGCCTGAGCGATTACAACTATTCGTACCTGGGCGAAGAGAAGGTCGACGGTAAGGATTGCTATATTCTTGAGTCGTTTCCGACTGCTTCACGTGCGCCCAAATCGTCGTACGGTCGCGGTGTTCTGTGGGTTGATAAATCCACCTTTATCGCGGTCAAGTCTGACTCTTACGACCGGCAGAACCGTTTGGTCAAAACCTTTTTCTCAAAAGACATTCAGGTCGTGGGCGGTGTTCACGTTGCGCGGCAGCTGATTGTTGTGAACCATAAGAATAACCGCATGAGCCTTATGAAACTCGAAAAGGTGAAGATAAACTTGCCGATACCCGAAGCGTTGTTTGATACGCGCGCGGTACAAGACAGCGCGTTTCGTGAAAGCCAAATGGGCAGTATTCGCTAG